Proteins encoded by one window of Aptenodytes patagonicus chromosome 9, bAptPat1.pri.cur, whole genome shotgun sequence:
- the TBC1D8B gene encoding TBC1 domain family member 8B — MWLKPEEVLLKNALKLWVQERSNQYFVLQRRRGYGEEGGGGLAGLLVGTLDAVLDSTSKVAPFRILHQTPDSQVYWSIACGSSREEITEHWDWLEHNVMNTLSVFDSNEDITSFVQGKIRGLIAEEGKGSFVKEDDPEKFREGLMKFEKCFGLPEQEKLVTYYSCSYWKGRVPCQGWLYLSTNFLSFYSFLLGAEIKLIISWDEISKLEKTSNVILTESIHVCSRGEDHYFSMFLHISETFLLMEQLANYAVRRLFDKETFENDLVLHDPLQITKRGLESRAHSEQFSAFFRLPKEETMKEVHECFLWVPFSHYNTHGKMCISENYICFASQDGSLCSVIIPLREVTGVDKADPANRGVSISTKGKTAFRFTEVRDFEQLVAKLRMKCNATSSPQHIINTEVAASSASDSPKDFDAGPSKMGQRDNSKTVSTEALMTVYHPQDAENLDSKMLKEKMKEQSWNILFVERGHGVSMFRTKKTRDLVVRGIPEALRGELWLLFSGAVNDMASNPGYYTELVEKSLGTCTLATDEIERDLRRSLPEHPAFQSDTGISALRRVLTAYAYRNPQIGYCQAMNILTSVLLLYAKEEEAFWLLVAVCERMLPDYFNRRIIGALVDQAVFEELIRVHLPQLTDHMTDMTFFSSVSLSWFLTLFISVLPIESAVNVVDCFFYDGIKAILQLGLAVLEYNMEKLLTCKDDAEAVTVLNRFFDSVTNKDSPLPPAVQQGSNLSNTKSDHPKVDITDLIRESNERYGDIRYEDVESMRCRNRLYVIQMLEATTKQNVLRVVSQDVKFSPSDLEELYELFKKEHFLSCYWNANSPVLQHHDASLPYLDQYRIDCQQFRVLCHLLSPWSHCANRDSLALWTFRLMDESSDCLINFKQFACVLDTMYNGSFTDKLKLLFKLHIPPAFTEVESLSPSKGGDLSKEELIHFSQLGVSSVGYSLESDSLKSSPEKGKGKVDIQAYLKQWQDELLKKEENIKDLPRMNQSQFIQFSKTLYNLFHGDPEEELLYRAIAVVTSLLLKMEEVGRRLQSPTSPVKSPVTVTEVPAEIPRKGQEESSFEQTEGSKAQSLRGNHEWSFAFEQILASLLNEPAFVRFFEKPHDIKVKIESAKHLQLKARTRV; from the exons GTCTTCTCGTGGGAACATTAGATGCTGTGTTGGATTCTACATCGAAAGTCGCCCCATTTCGCATCCTGCATCAGACACCAGACTCTCAAGTCTACTGGTCCATTGCATGCG GATCCAGCAGAGAAGAAATAACAGAACACTGGGACTGGTTAGAACACAATGTTATGAATACTTTATCAGTATTTGATTCAAATGAAGATATTACGAGCTTTGTCCAGGGAAAGATAAGA GGTTTGATTGCTGAAGAGGGAAAAGGTTCGTTTGTAAAAGAAGACGATCCTGAGAAGTTTCGTGAAGGTCTTATGAAGTTTGAAAAGTGTTTTGGATTACCAGAGCAGGAGAAGTTGGTTACCTATTACTCATGCAGTTATTGGAAGGGCAGAGTGCCCTGTCAAGGGTGGCTTTATCTTAGTACCAACTTCCTTAGCTTTTACTCATTTTTGCTGGGAGCAGAAA taaAACTTATTATCTCCTGGGATGAAATATCAAAACTTGAGAAGACTTCCAATGTGATTCTGACAGAGAGCATTCATGTGTGCTCCCGTGGGGAAGATCactatttttccatgtttttgcaCATTAGTGAAACGTTCCTTCTCATGGAGCAGCTGGCAAACTATGCTGTTAGGAGACTTTTTGACAAGGAGACATTTGAAAATGACCTAGTCCTTCATGACCCTCTGCAGATCACCAAGAG aGGCCTAGAGAGCCGTGCCCACAGTGAGCAGTTTAGTGCATTCTTCAGGCTACCCAAAGAAGAGACCATGAAGGAAGTTCATGAGTGCTTCTTATGGGTTCCTTTCAGTCATTACAACACCCATGGGAAAATGTGCATTTCAGAAAACTACATCTGCTTTGCTAGCCAAGATGGCAGCCTGTGCAGTGTAATCATTCCATTAAGAGAG GTCACAGGGGTGGATAAGGCAGATCCAGCCAACAGAGGAGTCAGCATTAGtaccaaaggaaaaacagcttttcgTTTCACGGAGGTTAGAGATTTCGAACAGCTTGTGGCAAAGCTCAGAATGAAATGCAATGCAACTTCAAGTCCACAACACATCATAAATACAGAG gttGCAGCTAGTTCTGCCTCTGACAGTCCAAAGGATTTTGATGCAGGACCGTCAAAGATGGGTCAGAGAGATAACAGCAAAACTGTCAGTACAGAAGCCCTAATGACTGTCTACCATCCTCAAGATGCTGAGAATCTAGACTCTAAAATG ttgaaagaaaaaatgaaagaacagtCCTGGAACATCCTCTTTGTCGAACGGGGACATGGTGTCAGTATGTTTCGAACAAAGAAGACTCGAGACCTGGTTGTAAGAGGAATCCCGGAGGCATTAAGAGGAGAGCTCTGGCTACTCTTCTCAG GTGCTGTAAATGATATGGCATCCAACCCTGGTTATTACACTGAGTTGGTGGAAAAGTCCTTAGGAACGTGCACTTTAGCTACCGATGAAATTGAACGAGATTTACGTCGCTCCTTACCTGAGCATCCTGCTTTTCAAAGTGACACAGGAATTTCTGCACTCAGGAGAGTTCTTACAGCTTATGCATACAGGAATCCCCAAATTGGATATTGTCAG GCAATGAATATTTTGACATCAGTACTTCTGCTCTATGCTAAAGAGGAGGAAGCATTCTGGCTTTTGGTTGCTGTGTGTGAAAGGATGCTACCCGATTATTTCAATCGTCGAATCATTG GTGCCTTGGTAGATCAGGCAGTGTTTGAGGAGCTCATCAGGGTTCATCTGCCTCAGTTGACAGACCACATGACGGACATGACTTTTTTCTCCTCGGTCTCTCTCTCCTGGTTCCTTACCCTTTTTATCAGTGTGCTGCCTATTGAAAGTGCAGTCAATGTGGTGGACTGCTTCTTCTATGATGGAATAAAGGCAATCTTGCAGCTGGGTCTTGCAGTGCTGGAATACAACATGGAGAAGTTGCTGACTTGTAAGGATGATGCAGAAGCAGTCACTGTACTTAACAG ATTTTTTGACAGTGTCACTAACAAAGACAGTCCTTTGCCTCCAGCTGTGCAGCAGGGCTCCAACCTCAGCAATACAAAGAGTGACCATCCAAAAGTGGACATTACTGATTTGATCCGAGAGTCAAATGAA AGATATGGTGATATTCGATATGAGGACGTTGAGAGCATGCGCTGCAGGAACAGGCTTTATGTGATCCAGATGTTAGAAGCTACGACCAAGCAGAATGTG cTACGTGTTGTGTCCCAGGATGTAAAATTCAGTCCTAGTGATCTTGAAGAGCTTTATGAATTATTCAAG aaggaGCACTTTCTTTCCTGTTATTGGAATGCAAATAGTCCTGTCTTGCAACATCATGATGCCAGTCTGCCATATCTTGACCAGTATCGGATAGATTGCCAGCAATTCAGGGTTCTCTGTCATCTCTTGAGCCCCTGGTCACACTGTGCAAACAGAGACTCGCTTGCATTGTGGACATTCAGACTGATGGATGAGAGCTCTGATTGCCTTATAAACTTCAAACAATTTGCCTGTGTTCTTG ATACCATGTATAATGGAAGTTTCACTGACAAACTCAAGCTTCTTTTTAAGTTGCACATCCCTCCAG CTTTTACTGAAGTAGAATCTCTAAGCCCTTCCAAAGGTGGTGATCTTTCAAAAGAAGAACTGATCCACTTCAGCCAACTCGGTG TTTCATCTGTGGGGTATAGTCTTGAAAGTGATTCTTTGAAGAGCAGCCCAGAAAAAG GGAAGGGGAAGGTTGATATTCAGGCATATCTGAAGCAATGGCAAGATGAACttctcaaaaaagaagaaaacattaaggATTTGCCAAGAATGAATCAG TCTCAGTTCATCCAGTTCTCAAAAACTCTGTACAATCTGTTCCATGGGGATCCTGAGGAGGAACTGTTGTATCGGGCTATAGCGGTGGTTACCAGCCTCCTGCTGAAAATGGAAGAAGTTGGGAGAAGACTGCAGAGTCCCACATCACCGGTCAAAAGTCCAGTTACCGTTACGGAGGTGCCTGCTGAAATCCCCAGAAAAGGgcaggaggaaagcagctttGAGCAGACTGAaggcagcaaagcacagagttTGAGAGGGAACCATGAGTGGTCTTTTGCCTTTGAACAGATTCTGGCATCCTTATTAAATGAGCCAGCCTTTGTGAGGTTTTTTGAAAAACCTCATGACATAAAAGTTAAAATAGAGAGTGCTAAACATTTACAACTTAAAGCAAGAACCAGAGTGTAA